A genomic region of Nitrospinota bacterium contains the following coding sequences:
- a CDS encoding winged helix-turn-helix transcriptional regulator: MAFDNTMDKDDKKSLHAHYKEVADDLVAIQILGMIENGQEISQRKITAKTGLAAGLVHSYMRKVINKGWVKARQVSPKRWLYYLTPEGFLEKSQLTLKYFSITFQNYRAAQALLKETVQTCVKNGWKRLVIAGENDLSDIAALNIYAMGDELVLTALLADIEKDTGEHFFYHFEKLKELEFDKVLVCDAKFLEWWKKTGGAVDDPRLIHLSNHLSV, from the coding sequence ATGGCTTTTGACAACACGATGGACAAGGACGACAAAAAGTCGCTCCACGCCCATTACAAAGAGGTGGCCGACGACCTGGTGGCCATCCAGATCCTGGGCATGATAGAAAACGGCCAGGAGATCTCCCAGCGCAAGATAACCGCGAAAACCGGCCTTGCGGCGGGGCTGGTGCACTCCTACATGCGCAAGGTGATAAACAAGGGCTGGGTGAAAGCGCGGCAGGTTAGCCCAAAACGCTGGCTTTATTACCTTACGCCGGAAGGGTTTTTAGAGAAAAGCCAGCTTACGCTGAAATATTTCTCCATCACCTTCCAGAACTACCGCGCCGCCCAGGCCCTGCTGAAAGAAACGGTGCAGACCTGCGTGAAAAACGGCTGGAAACGGCTTGTCATCGCCGGGGAGAACGACCTTTCCGACATCGCGGCGCTGAACATCTACGCCATGGGGGACGAGCTGGTCCTCACCGCCCTGCTGGCGGACATCGAAAAAGACACCGGCGAGCATTTCTTCTACCATTTCGAAAAACTAAAAGAGCTGGAGTTCGACAAGGTGCTGGTGTGCGACGCGAAGTTCCTTGAGTGGTGGAAGAAAACCGGGGGCGCCGTGGACGACCCCAGGCTCATCCATCTTAGCAACCATCTGAGCGTGTGA
- the rfbF gene encoding glucose-1-phosphate cytidylyltransferase, whose product MKAVILAGGMGTRISEETHLKPKPMVEIGGKPILWHIMKIFTAHGITEFVICLGYKGYMIKEYFANYYIHTSDLTIDMATNDISYHQNYAEPWKITLVDTGENTMTGGRLKRVRDYLGDGDFCFTYGDGVSDVDITGLVGFHKKHGKPATVTAIQPPGRYGVMKLDGESVADFREKAEEDGGWINGGFFVLSPKVIDMVDGDATHWERGPMEQLAGEGSLIAYKHRGFWSAMDTLRDKNHLEELWNGGKAPWKIWK is encoded by the coding sequence GTGAAAGCGGTAATACTGGCCGGGGGCATGGGCACCCGCATATCCGAGGAGACGCATCTTAAGCCCAAGCCCATGGTGGAGATAGGCGGCAAGCCCATCCTGTGGCATATTATGAAAATTTTTACCGCCCACGGAATCACCGAATTCGTCATCTGCCTCGGCTACAAGGGGTATATGATAAAGGAATATTTCGCCAACTATTACATCCATACCTCCGACCTCACCATAGACATGGCCACCAACGACATCTCCTACCACCAGAACTACGCCGAGCCGTGGAAAATAACCCTGGTGGACACCGGCGAGAACACAATGACCGGCGGCAGGCTCAAACGCGTGCGCGATTACCTGGGGGACGGGGATTTCTGTTTCACCTACGGCGATGGCGTTAGCGACGTGGATATAACCGGACTTGTGGGTTTCCATAAGAAGCATGGGAAACCCGCCACGGTAACGGCAATCCAGCCCCCGGGCCGTTATGGAGTGATGAAGCTGGACGGGGAGAGCGTGGCAGATTTCCGCGAAAAGGCGGAGGAGGACGGCGGCTGGATAAACGGCGGGTTCTTCGTGCTGTCGCCAAAGGTGATTGACATGGTTGATGGCGACGCCACCCACTGGGAGCGCGGCCCCATGGAACAGCTGGCCGGCGAGGGGTCGCTGATAGCCTACAAACACCGCGGCTTCTGGAGCGCCATGGACACCCTGCGCGACAAAAACCACCTTGAAGAGTTATGGAACGGCGGAAAAGCGCCCTGGAAAATATGGAAATAA
- the rfbG gene encoding CDP-glucose 4,6-dehydratase, whose amino-acid sequence MERRKSALENMEINKAFWRGRKVFITGHTGFKGGWLALWLSNMGAQVTGYSLEAPTEPCFFKAVGLESRVKSFIGDIRDSDKLQNAMAMATPEIVIHMASQPIVRRSYKEPEETFDVNVMGAVAVFESVRATPGIRALLVVTSDKCYENREWVYGYRETDPLGGKDPYSASKACQELVTASYRASFFANGPVVASGRAGNVIGGGDWAEDRLAPDMARAFSENRPVVIRNPKALRPWQHVLEPLSGYILLMERLVNDGGEFARGFNFGPADGEARPVEWMADRMAALWGGGARWEHAGGDDPPEAGLLKLDSALARSMLGWRGRLGAEGAVQWAVEWYKKYYQGCNMMEFTLRQIEAYESLGGGR is encoded by the coding sequence ATGGAACGGCGGAAAAGCGCCCTGGAAAATATGGAAATAAACAAAGCGTTCTGGCGGGGCCGTAAGGTATTTATTACCGGCCACACCGGCTTTAAAGGCGGGTGGCTCGCGCTGTGGCTTTCCAACATGGGGGCGCAGGTGACCGGCTACTCGCTGGAGGCCCCCACGGAGCCATGCTTTTTTAAGGCGGTGGGGCTGGAGAGCCGTGTAAAAAGCTTTATCGGCGACATCCGCGACAGCGATAAACTGCAAAACGCCATGGCCATGGCTACGCCGGAAATCGTGATCCACATGGCGTCCCAGCCCATAGTGCGCCGCTCTTATAAAGAGCCGGAGGAGACTTTCGACGTGAACGTGATGGGCGCGGTGGCCGTTTTCGAGTCCGTCCGCGCCACTCCGGGAATCCGCGCATTGCTGGTGGTCACCAGCGACAAATGTTACGAGAACCGGGAATGGGTTTACGGATACCGGGAGACCGACCCCCTGGGCGGCAAAGACCCGTATTCGGCCTCCAAAGCCTGTCAGGAGCTGGTAACCGCCTCGTATCGCGCCTCGTTTTTCGCAAACGGGCCCGTTGTGGCCAGCGGGCGGGCGGGGAACGTGATCGGTGGCGGCGACTGGGCCGAGGACAGGCTGGCGCCAGACATGGCCCGGGCTTTCAGCGAGAACAGGCCCGTGGTTATCCGCAACCCGAAAGCCCTGCGCCCCTGGCAACACGTGCTGGAGCCTTTGAGCGGCTACATCCTGCTCATGGAGCGGCTGGTAAACGACGGGGGCGAATTCGCCCGGGGTTTCAATTTCGGCCCGGCGGACGGCGAAGCCCGCCCCGTTGAATGGATGGCGGACAGGATGGCGGCCCTTTGGGGCGGCGGGGCGCGGTGGGAACATGCCGGTGGGGACGATCCGCCCGAGGCCGGCCTGCTGAAGCTGGACAGCGCCCTGGCCCGCTCAATGCTTGGCTGGCGCGGGCGGCTGGGCGCCGAGGGGGCCGTCCAGTGGGCCGTGGAATGGTACAAAAAATATTATCAAGGCTGTAACATGATGGAATTTACGCTAAGGCAGATAGAGGCTTACGAAAGCCTGGGGGGTGGCCGGTGA
- a CDS encoding class I SAM-dependent methyltransferase: protein MTGAVCRFCAAPLDAVFTDLGSTPVSNSFLKESDLNRMEPFYPLKALVCGKCLLVQLEQFESPRDIFSDEYAYFSSFSDTWLAHCQKYARMVVERFGLGGNNLVMELASNDGYLLQYFKEQGVPCMGVEPAANVARAAIEKGIDTLVAFFGVKTAEGLAASGKRADLLIGNNVLAHVPDLNDFVGGMKKALNARGVITMEFPHLLRLMEGNQFDTIYHEHFSYFSFGAVSRVFEKHGLKIFDVEEIPTHGGSLRIYATHYEDDSKATSTTVTALMEKERAAGLTELATYLAYTQKPERVRLGLLEFLIKAKRDGKKVAGYGAPAKGNTLLNYCGVRRDLMEFTVDKSPHKQGMYLPGTRIPIHNPRAIGEARPDYVLILPWNIRDEIMRQMGFIREWGGKFVTPIPEVKVWE, encoded by the coding sequence GTGACCGGCGCGGTTTGCAGGTTCTGCGCCGCCCCGCTGGATGCCGTGTTCACGGATTTGGGGTCCACCCCGGTTTCCAACTCGTTCCTGAAAGAGTCGGACCTGAACCGTATGGAGCCTTTCTACCCGCTAAAAGCGCTGGTATGCGGGAAATGCCTGCTGGTACAGCTGGAGCAGTTCGAGAGCCCGCGGGACATTTTCTCCGACGAGTACGCGTATTTCTCGTCATTCTCGGACACATGGCTGGCCCATTGCCAGAAATACGCCCGCATGGTTGTGGAGCGGTTCGGCCTGGGCGGTAATAACCTTGTTATGGAGCTGGCCTCCAACGACGGATACCTGCTCCAGTATTTCAAGGAGCAGGGGGTGCCCTGCATGGGGGTGGAGCCCGCCGCCAACGTGGCCCGCGCGGCCATCGAAAAAGGGATAGACACGCTGGTGGCCTTCTTCGGCGTGAAGACCGCCGAGGGGCTGGCCGCTTCCGGCAAACGGGCCGACCTTCTGATAGGCAACAACGTCCTGGCCCACGTGCCGGACCTCAACGATTTCGTGGGCGGCATGAAAAAAGCCCTCAACGCGCGCGGCGTCATCACCATGGAGTTCCCCCATCTTCTGCGCCTCATGGAGGGCAACCAGTTCGACACCATCTATCATGAGCATTTTTCGTATTTCTCGTTCGGCGCCGTAAGCCGCGTTTTCGAAAAGCACGGCCTGAAAATATTCGACGTGGAGGAGATCCCCACCCACGGCGGCTCGTTGCGGATATACGCCACGCATTATGAAGATGACAGCAAGGCGACTTCCACCACCGTCACAGCGCTGATGGAGAAGGAACGGGCCGCGGGGTTGACGGAGCTGGCCACATACCTCGCTTACACGCAAAAGCCCGAGCGGGTGAGGCTGGGCCTGCTGGAGTTTTTGATCAAGGCGAAACGCGATGGGAAAAAGGTGGCCGGATACGGCGCCCCCGCCAAGGGGAACACCCTGCTCAACTATTGCGGCGTGCGGCGCGACCTGATGGAGTTCACCGTGGACAAGAGCCCCCACAAGCAGGGGATGTATCTGCCCGGCACGCGGATTCCCATCCACAATCCCAGGGCCATCGGCGAGGCCCGGCCGGATTATGTGCTCATCCTGCCCTGGAACATAAGGGATGAGATCATGCGGCAGATGGGTTTTATCCGCGAGTGGGGGGGCAAGTTCGTCACCCCCATCCCCGAAGTAAAGGTGTGGGAGTAA